The sequence below is a genomic window from Salinispira pacifica.
GTTTATTTCGATGCTGTACTCCCTGGCGGTCAGCGGCGTGCTTACCATGGTGAGCACCAATGCCGTCGGAATAACAGTCCGGAGGAAAATCCCGCGGAAACGGGTCATTATTGTAAGATCGCTTTTTTTTCTGCTCATAGTTCTGTACTTTAGTATCGGCAGAAGGAGAAGTCAGATAAATTGAATATAGATGAACTGAAGGACAGTATTTCAGATTTTCCTCTGAGTCCCGGAGTATATCTCATGAAAGATGATCAGGGGGCGATTATCTACGTGGGAAAAGCAAAAAAGCTGAGAAATCGGGTGCGCTCCTATTTTGCATCGGGCAAAGATGTAAAAACCGCCGCGTTGGTGGGAAAAATCAGGAATATCGACTTTATTGTCACCGAAAATGAATATGAAGCTCTGATTCTTGAAAATAACCTGATTAAAGAACATAACCCCAGATACAATATCAATCTGAAGGATGGCAAAACCTATCCGGTTATCAGAATCACCGCCCACAAATACCCCAGAATTTTCAGAACCCGGCGGATCATCAGGGACGGCTCGGACTACTTCGGTCCATATGCTGATGTGAAGGCTATCGATACCTACCTGAATCTGGTGGACAACCTTTATCCCCTGAGAAAATGCAGGGGGGTACTGAAGAAGCGTGAGCATCCCTGCCTTTACTATCATATTAATAAGTGCCCCGGTCCCTGTGCAGGATTAATTTCCCGGAAGGATTACAACAAACGGGTGGAAAAGGTGAAAAACCTCCTGAGCGAACCGCCGGAGAAAATCCGGGGCGAACTGGAAAAGAAAATGCTGGAAGCGTCTTCCCGGCTGAAATTTGAACAGGCGGCCGAGTACCGGGATAATCTTCAGGCTCTGGAATCCGTGGGAAGCGGTCAGATGGTAAGCGATTTTGACCCCGAAAGCAGGGACTACCTTGCCTTCCACGAACATGAAGGGCTGCTTTCCTTTGTGGTGTTTCAGATGCGAAACGGAAGACTTGTGGGCACAGACATCTTCCGGAACAGAAATTTCAACGCCGCCGCCGGCGATGAGGCCAATAATCTTGAACAGTTTGTCATGCGGTATTACGAAGAGATGAGATCCCCCCCGGGAAAACTGTTCATCAGCCGCATAAACTTCGATACGGCCGCACTTGAACGCTTTTTTATTGAAGAGCGGGATTCCCGGGTGGAGATTCTCAGTCCCGAAAACACCAGGGATGCCAGCCTTCTGAATATGGCCGAAGAAAACGCCCGGCAGGACAGCTTTAAGCGGGCCCGTGAAATCGGGGACGAAGAGGGCATAGCAGAACTGAAAAAACTGTTCCGGCTTCCGGGGCTTCCCCGGCGCATAGAAGGTTTTGACATTGCCCAGCTCCAGGGTAAATACACCGTTGCCGCAATGGTGAGCTTCAAAAACGGCGTTCCTGATAAAAAAGAGTACCGCTACTTCAATATCAAAAGCCTGAAAGGCAAGATCGACGACTATGAGTCAATGCGGGAAGCCATGGCCCGGCGCTACAGCAGGCTGCAAAATGAAGGGAAACCAATGCCCGATTTAATACTCATCGATGGAGGAAAAGGCCAGCTGAATGCAGCCTGCGAAATTCTTGAATCGCTGGGACTCAGAGGCCAGCCGATACTGAGCATAGCCAAGCGTGAGGAAGAGATTTTTATCCCCGGACATTCTCAGGGAGTGGTGCTTCCACAGGGGACCCCCGGACTTCGGGTTCTCCAGGCGGTGCGGGATGAATCCCACCGATTCGGCACCAGCCTGAATCAGAAACAGCGCAACCGGGATCTGGAACTGGATGCCAAAAAGATTCCGGGATTCGGTCCCAAACGGAGCAGTCAGCTGATAGTTGAATTCACAACCTATGAAGATGCTTACCGGGCGGGAAGTGCGGAGATTTCCCGGCGGACCGGGATCCCGGAGGCCGTCGCCGAAGCTTTCATGGAGTATTTTGCAGATACCCGGGAGGATGCAGCGTCTCCGGATCAGGGGAAACGCTGATGATCAACGCCGAACATGCCCTTTGCCCGGGGAGACCGGAAGAAGTTCTTTACCGGATGGAACAGACTATAGAGCCATAACTGAATTAAATGATGGTGCAGGTTGCTTTTTTGTTCCCGAAGAGCCATCTCAAATTCATTGCAGGATCTGATATGGGAGAGAACTGTGGCCTCGTCCAGGCGGGAGAGGAGGTTTCTGTACAGATTCTGATTCCGCTTTCCTAAAATCCGTCTCCCGGTAAAATCAGCGGGTTCAAGTCTCCTCTCACTGCTGATTGCCTGCAAACCGGCGAGATTTCTGACCAGATAACTGAAACGGATAAGGATTGAGGTTTCCTCATGGGACTTGGCTCCCCTGAGTTTTGACAGGATCTCCAGAGCCCGGGAGAAATCCCTGGCGGCGTAGGCATCGAACAGTGTGTACACCGACTCTTCCTTGGCATGAAAAATGTACGATTCCACCACATCAGCGCTGATTACCGGTTTCTCTCCTGAATCAAAGAGGAGGAGAATTTTGTCCAGCTCCTGCTGCATTTCCTGGGTGTTGGTGCCCACAAGGGAGAGGAAGAGCTCCAGGGCATCATCTTCAATGCCGGCATTCTGCTTTCGCAGATACTGGATTACCCAGCCCTCTTTCTGATTGTCGAACAGCTCCCAGCATATTTCCCGGGCTTCGGCCGCCGCCAGTTTCACCAGCTTTGAATCCAGCCTGCTTTGCTCGGATACAAAGACCAGGGTCACATCGGGATTTTGACTCTTGAGGAATTTCTCGAAATGCTGAATATCCGACTTTCTGCTGAGACTTTCGGCATTATGGATCAGTGCAAGGGTATGACTGGCAAAGAGGGCTCCATTATCCAGATCAGAAATAATCTGCTCCGGGGTATCTTCTCCGGCATAGTATTTATGCACATCCAGAGCGTCTCCGTAATTCTTCACCAGGGCAGATTTCAGGTTATTGACCAGTCCCTGGCGTTTGCCGTGTTCGGGTCCATAGTACATGTAACAGGGATGCATTAATTCACTCTCCGGAAAGGGCCCCTTCGGGGGGCGGATCTCTAATAGGTTCTGATGATATGTTCCAGCTTGCCCAGAATTCGAATATCCCGGGTATACATGGGCGGATACTTGCTGTTTTCAGATTGGAGTTTCACCCTGTTGGCCTCCCGGTAAAAACGTTTCAGGGTAACCGAATCTTCAAGCATGGCCACGATAATTTCCCCGTTTTCCGCAGTACTCTGCTCTTTTACAATGGCCAGATCCCCTTCCATGATGCCCGCGCCGGTCATGCTGTC
It includes:
- the uvrC gene encoding excinuclease ABC subunit UvrC, with protein sequence MNIDELKDSISDFPLSPGVYLMKDDQGAIIYVGKAKKLRNRVRSYFASGKDVKTAALVGKIRNIDFIVTENEYEALILENNLIKEHNPRYNINLKDGKTYPVIRITAHKYPRIFRTRRIIRDGSDYFGPYADVKAIDTYLNLVDNLYPLRKCRGVLKKREHPCLYYHINKCPGPCAGLISRKDYNKRVEKVKNLLSEPPEKIRGELEKKMLEASSRLKFEQAAEYRDNLQALESVGSGQMVSDFDPESRDYLAFHEHEGLLSFVVFQMRNGRLVGTDIFRNRNFNAAAGDEANNLEQFVMRYYEEMRSPPGKLFISRINFDTAALERFFIEERDSRVEILSPENTRDASLLNMAEENARQDSFKRAREIGDEEGIAELKKLFRLPGLPRRIEGFDIAQLQGKYTVAAMVSFKNGVPDKKEYRYFNIKSLKGKIDDYESMREAMARRYSRLQNEGKPMPDLILIDGGKGQLNAACEILESLGLRGQPILSIAKREEEIFIPGHSQGVVLPQGTPGLRVLQAVRDESHRFGTSLNQKQRNRDLELDAKKIPGFGPKRSSQLIVEFTTYEDAYRAGSAEISRRTGIPEAVAEAFMEYFADTREDAASPDQGKR
- the holA gene encoding DNA polymerase III subunit delta translates to MHPCYMYYGPEHGKRQGLVNNLKSALVKNYGDALDVHKYYAGEDTPEQIISDLDNGALFASHTLALIHNAESLSRKSDIQHFEKFLKSQNPDVTLVFVSEQSRLDSKLVKLAAAEAREICWELFDNQKEGWVIQYLRKQNAGIEDDALELFLSLVGTNTQEMQQELDKILLLFDSGEKPVISADVVESYIFHAKEESVYTLFDAYAARDFSRALEILSKLRGAKSHEETSILIRFSYLVRNLAGLQAISSERRLEPADFTGRRILGKRNQNLYRNLLSRLDEATVLSHIRSCNEFEMALREQKSNLHHHLIQLWLYSLFHPVKNFFRSPRAKGMFGVDHQRFP